Proteins encoded by one window of Streptomyces sp. NBC_01571:
- a CDS encoding L-serine ammonia-lyase yields the protein MAISVFDLFSIGIGPSSSHTVGPMRAARMFAHRLRNEDLLPAVASVRAELYGSLGATGHGHGTPKAVLLGLEGASPRTVDVEGADDRVEAIKASGRISLLGEREIPFSFDDDLILHRRKALPYHANGMTIFAYGASGELVLEKTYYSVGGGFVVDEDAVGEDRIKLDDTVLKYPFRTGDELLRLTQETGLSISALMLENERAWRTEEEIREGLLAIWRVMQACVSRGMSREGILPGGLRVRRRAAVSARQLRAEGDPLAHAMEWITLYAMAVNEENAAGGRVVTAPTNGAAGIIPAVLHYYINFVPGADEDGVVRFLLAAGAIGMLFKENASISGAEVGCQGEVGSACSMAAGALAEVLGGSPEQVENAAEIGMEHNLGLTCDPVGGLVQIPCIERNGMAAVKAVTATKMAMRGDGSHKVSLDKVIKTMKETGADMSVKYKETARGGLAVNIIEC from the coding sequence GTGGCCATCTCGGTCTTCGACCTGTTCTCGATCGGCATAGGCCCGTCCAGCTCCCACACGGTGGGCCCGATGCGCGCGGCACGGATGTTCGCCCACCGGCTGCGCAACGAGGACCTGCTGCCCGCCGTGGCCTCCGTCCGGGCCGAGCTGTACGGCTCACTGGGCGCGACCGGACACGGGCACGGCACGCCTAAGGCGGTGCTGCTCGGCCTGGAGGGCGCCTCGCCGCGGACGGTGGACGTGGAGGGGGCCGACGACCGCGTCGAGGCGATCAAGGCCTCGGGCCGCATCAGCCTGCTCGGCGAGCGGGAGATCCCCTTCTCCTTCGACGACGACCTGATCCTGCACCGGCGCAAGGCCCTGCCGTACCACGCGAACGGTATGACGATCTTCGCGTACGGCGCCTCCGGCGAACTGGTGCTGGAGAAGACGTACTACTCCGTCGGCGGCGGCTTCGTGGTCGACGAGGACGCGGTGGGCGAGGACCGCATCAAGCTGGACGACACCGTCCTGAAGTATCCCTTCCGCACGGGCGACGAGCTGCTGCGGCTGACCCAGGAGACCGGACTGTCGATCTCCGCGCTGATGCTGGAGAACGAGCGGGCCTGGCGCACCGAGGAGGAGATCCGCGAGGGCCTTCTCGCCATCTGGCGCGTGATGCAGGCGTGCGTGTCACGCGGCATGTCCCGCGAGGGCATCCTGCCCGGCGGCCTGCGGGTGCGGCGGCGTGCCGCCGTCTCGGCCCGCCAGCTGCGCGCCGAGGGCGACCCGCTGGCCCACGCGATGGAGTGGATCACCCTCTACGCGATGGCGGTCAACGAGGAGAACGCGGCGGGCGGCCGGGTCGTCACCGCCCCCACCAACGGTGCCGCGGGCATCATCCCCGCGGTGCTGCACTACTACATCAACTTCGTCCCCGGTGCCGACGAGGACGGTGTGGTCCGCTTCCTGCTGGCCGCGGGCGCGATCGGCATGCTCTTCAAGGAGAACGCGTCCATCTCGGGCGCCGAGGTCGGCTGCCAGGGCGAGGTCGGCTCCGCCTGCTCGATGGCGGCGGGCGCCCTCGCCGAGGTACTGGGCGGCTCGCCCGAGCAGGTCGAGAACGCCGCGGAGATCGGCATGGAACACAACCTCGGCCTCACCTGCGACCCGGTCGGCGGCCTGGTCCAGATCCCCTGCATCGAGCGCAACGGCATGGCCGCGGTCAAGGCGGTCACCGCCACGAAGATGGCGATGCGCGGCGACGGCTCCCACAAGGTGTCCCTCGACAAGGTCATCAAGACCATGAAGGAGACCGGCGCGGACATGAGCGTCAAGTACAAGGAGACGGCGCGGGGCGGGCTGGCCGTCAACATCATCGAGTGCTGA